CAAATCCAGAACTAAGCCTCGCCGGCGATCATTATTCGCTCGATTGCGTCTATGATAGCTAGATGCAGGATAGCTGCATCCTCAGCTGCATCATAGTGTTTTCTTGGACCATATGAGAGCCCAAGCTTGTTATCTTTCCTCGTTTTCGTTAAGTTTTACTAATTATCAAAAACATAAGGCAGGAAcatgaaaagtaaaactaaataaATGCATGCTAACAATTAATTGGCTGCAAGCAGGAAGTTTGCAAGGGTTGCTTGGAGATGAAGGAATTCATGTAGATAATagcatctaaaatttaaatactTAAAAACTTTTAGTGAGACTACTGGTTTCTCTCTAACAAATGGTACCAAAGCCAATGACTAACGATCGTAGATGACTTTCGAAGCCGTAAAGGTACCGGAACTGGTAACTCTCATGAAGAAAGGTAACATAAGAATTGGTAGAGCCGCGTTGTGGTAGTTGTGGTATGTCAAGTGAGTACGGCAAATCAACATGATGGAGCCAAAGGGTTGTTTCGAATATGGTTCTTGGGAGGGTCACTTGGCGAAATGTGGTTGTTAAAGAGTACGATGGGGCCAACGGATTTTCGATTTCTCAGTGGTGTGTGCTGAGCTCAGAGCCGTCTGGAAGCGCATATCCTATGCCCAACGGACACTCGGTGCAGATTAGATCATCCtcgagggtgactcggccacaGTGATTGATTAGATCAGAGGTCGGAGACGTGCAGGCGAGATCAGGCCGTTGCTACTTAACATTCGCAGACTTTTGCAGGAGTATGGTACCCATCAGACTACACACATATACAGAAAAGCGAATTGTGCAGCTGACTGGGTCGGTTCCTATGCAGCTTACTATTCTGGAGGTTTTGTTTAGAGAGAGCACGACATAGTGCCGGAGCTCTTTTCTGCTttgttatttttggattttgttgGCCGTATTCACATCCGTAGGGTGTGAGCCGCcgttataccaaaaaaaaaaaaagtgcaaaaTCCTTGAACCGGAGCAATAATATAATTGGTGAAATATAACTCTCGGCGAGCAGGCTTTGGACCGGAAGTAACACATTATGCATTCAGAAGAATAATTAGGCACAGAGCTGGAATGGAGAGTAGTGGGTTGGACTGGAGTGAGTTAAAGTTGTCTCATACATGAAGGGGAAGATTGTTGAGGATTATACGTGAGTTTTAGTcccatataaaataattagatgaaggtagaaggatTGGTATGGAAGATTGAGTTCAAAGCTAAAGGATTAAGTTTTTTAAGTTGAAATTAAATTTGACTTGTATATCAAGATCTTCTCTTAGTTGGAGTCAAAACTTCCTTAACAGTCTCCttctttccaattttttttttgggggtggTTGGCCTTGCATGTAGGCATCGGGCCTAAAATGGCCTAATTGATAGCCTTATCCGAATTTGccaaatgatgtatttttctttgAAACTCTCTTCATCCAGGTAGGCCAAAGAGGCGGAACCTGCACGTTAGTTGGTGGGCACAAAGACCGTTTGCAAGATTGGGTGCCGCCAACATAGAGTCCAAATGTCATTGATTCTAGAGGCATATTTGGTTAGGGAGAACTAGATGCTGGAATAGGAATAGAAATAAGTAACTCTTATTCTGACTGTCTTGTTGGGGGGAATCTTATTTTCATTCCGATTATAGAAGAAAATGAGAATGCCCTGATCCCAAAAATTCAATTTCTACTCTTTCCTAATATTCAAACCTTATTTTGATTTTCATCTCGAACCAAACACATTAGCGGATATGGCCATTCCGATCTTCCAATTCATTTTGATTCTGAATCTAATTCTAATTTCTATCGCGAATCAAACACACCCTGGATGTccttaataattaaaaaaaaaagttcaatgTCAGGGGCTAATGAAAATGAggtgattaagcaaatttctcaTCATATGTatgttttctcaaaaaaaaaaaatattgatgtgcCCTTATTGCATGCCTGTCTCGTGTCTGTTTGTGTGAAAAAGTGGGACAAATCAAAGAAATCGCATCTGTTGCAGTACCAAATGTAGAGAAATTCTTTCATCCCGCATGTGCATGGGTGCgcatgtatgcatgtgtgcatgtGTATGTGCGGGTGCGGGTGCATGTGTGCTTGCGTGTGCACTTTTTCTTATTTCCTACCTTGTAACAAAAGTTTTGGTAGGAATTCCTCTTTTtagcttctccttcttctcttgaaTATCGAGAGCTCTTTTTAGATAGAGCTTCTTTAGAAAATAGGGTGAAGGGATTGCCTTcacttcaaaatttatagatataaacaagaaaaaagaatagaCTTCTATAAAAAATATGAGCTTTTAGATCTTGCTGCACGGGTTTGCGTTTTCAACCATAACAATTTATTAGGACTGGCAATGGACTTCAGTCAAACCAAAATCCATTATGCTCGTCTGGCTTTAGGTTATGTTTTGGACCAGACTGAATTAATTTTGCATCAATTTCAAGCAAACCTTAGCTTGGCCTAAACCTGCTCCTACCTTAATTTTGCATTAATTTTGAAGCCTGAGCTTGAAACTTGATATATATCCTGAGCTACCATCACTTTTACATGGAATCTTAAACATCATCATcttttatctaatccaaaacaaAAACATAACCCCTTCTCACTGTCATCGCTTTGCTCTTCCTACATGCCATGCCAGCTCCCAACACCTCGTTGCTCTTCTTTGCCCTCTTCCTGTTCCTCCCCACTGCCCATCTTAAGGGCCTCAGCTCTATCAGCAACACAAATACCTATTCTACTTGGCCCTTCTCCACATCCAATAATACTAATAGCATTAGAAACGATCACTAAGAAGCCTGTTATAATGGCCAAAGCTACCATGCTCTAACTAAGCTTTTGTCCTCTCTCTTATCCCATGAATGTCCCTGTCCAGGTAATAAAACAGGAAAAATTAGAATTAACACAAGttcaattatataatataactaGTACATCTATAACTAgctaataatattttttcagGGCTTGTAAATTTAACATCATGTATTGTTAGCCTATCAAGCGAACATCTCAAGAAAAAAGTTCCCAAGATTCAGACCTCTTGAATTATGTGGCATCTGCAAGTCCTCCTAAATTGGACTGAACCGATAAGGTGAGTGGATACTCTTCCTAGGATCTTACCTAGCCAAGTGATTGGACCAGTTCAACATCTTGACCCATTCCTATATGGGCTGGACCAAAAGCATTTAGCATGCTAAGATTACCGAGAACTTTCTTCTAATCACGTACTAAGATCTTACCTCAGAACTATAAAGCCAGGGAAAATTAAGGAGAGATGAATGGCTGTCGCACAAGAATAAAGATACAACAATATGCAATTATGCAAAGCCCTGTCGCAAGGAGAACAAGAACATAGTCTAATGATCACATTTTGCCTCCATTTATAAAAAACTTTCAGGTTTAAAACTTAGCAGAGGTTTTCTAGGTTACCATGGACATTGGTATCTAAAGCGAATTTCTGTCCCTATTCCTAAGAAAAGTTGCAAGACCTAAATGCAGTTTAGTAACTTGAGAAAATATAGTAGCACAAAAACTTGGATGGTGAATTTTCCCAAAATTGGGTTATTTGAGCAATGAGAATGTGAAGTCTGTTGGTTGCGGTGCTGCCAATACCTTATTGCATTTGCACTTGTAAGAGAAATTGTAACAAATGAACCAAACTTCCCTTTTAAAGGAAATAAAAGGAATTTTTTTTGCAAGATCTAATCAATGTCCTAGTAATTTAACTCTTGTGAATAGGACTTCATCCGATTTTGACTCTTCTATTACAATAATTATGAAACTGCTACTCTATTCTTTGCAAAGTTTTTTAGTGTTTGACATCTTTATAttcttttcatatatttttttttacgtATAATTCCTTTGTTTTGTTGACTAATCATATACAAAGACTCCTTTTTTACACAGTCGACCTCTCTTATTCCAGAATTTCTTATAAATCTTTAAGTGAACTTCTTAGTAGTCACAAAAGGATATTTTTCCCTATTTTTTCCCCGTTTCACTCATCACTCGGGTCTTTAATACTTCTAACCAGTAAGCCATTCATTCTTTTCAACACTCTTGTTGTCCAGTTTCAGTTTTGTTGCCAGCATCATTGCTATATTTTAGATTTCCATTCTATCTCAAATTCGAAGTCAAGCAACAATAGGGAGAAATGTAGCTCACTTAGTTAAAAGCTTTGAAGGATTGAAGAGATGGAGGGAAAGAACTACACTAAATACTTCAATGTGGCTAATGGGGAAGGTAATTAGGGTCTTATTagacaattttttttataagcaaaatgtctctctctctctatatatatataaaggactTTATGAACAACTTATTGATAAAGAGAGgagttatataaaaaaaatccctGACAATTGACAACTGACAAGGTCAGGAGAAATTAATACCCTATCATCAGGGAATGAATTTTTCATTAATACCCTCCTGCCGTAAAGAGATTATACCCTCCACCAAATGCACAGATCAGCAATGCACCATGCCAATAAAATTTCGCCACATGGCGtaagaagaaaaaacaaagcCGTGCAGCAGCATTGCCTGCCTCATCATCGCAGACCTCGCCGTCCCCATCGTAGCCCAAGCAGAGCTGATCACGGACCTTCTGGCCCGCCTAAACCTGGTCCAAAATTTTTCGGACTTgggcattaaaaaaaaggcTCATGGGTCGGATTTGGGCAAGAAAAACGGTCCGATCAAAAAAATCAGGCCGGGCCTGATCGGGCCATTCTGGCCCATTTTCAaattccaaacaaaaaaaaaaaaaaaaatcggaccTATCGGGTCGGGTCGAACTAGACGGGCCTAGAACCAGATTTATAAAGTCGGATCAGACTTGGACAAAAATTTAAATCCGTCAGTCGGGCTGGGCCGAGCctgggcatagccatcgggcctaatttTTGCTGTAGAGACCGGTCCGAGCCCGGCCCGGTCTGAATTTTGATCAGCTCTAGGCCCAAATCCTCGCCAAGACATCCGGCCATTGCTCGCCCTCCTCCGTGACAGCGGCACAGCCTCCCTCCACGCCCAGGTCGCGGTCGCCCTCAGCAACCACTCCGCCGGTCGCGAGCTCTTCTTCCTCATTGTTGCGGACGTCACCGTCCCTCTCGTGCTTCAGGTCCTCATTGCTGCCCTTGTTGCCCGGATGGAGTTCGCCCGCAAGGACGCCATCCGCCCCTTGTCTCCTGGCCACGTGGTGAAATCTCATTGCCAAGGTGCAGGACCGATGTGGTGCACCAGGTTATGGTTTTCGCAGCTGACTCTTAGCAGCCAATCCGTGTTCAGGGCATTGATGGAACTCCATCACTCGAACACGTGTCATTCATCCGATGGGAAGATGAGGTATTTCTCCCAGCGTTTACCTTCTTGTCGATTCCCAACAAAACCCACCCATCGTCGACTGTCACAATCAACCCTCATTTGCCGCTCTGTAATTGGTTCGGTAAATGGCGATAGTAGTGATGCCACCATTCATCAATGGCCACGTCATATATAATATTGTTGTGAATATGGAGGTGCCCTTTAGTATTTTCCTCTTTAAAGATTCGCTGGAAAGCGGTGGGTTATCCACTTGTCTTCCCTTCTCCCTACCTTCGTTTGGTCACACCAAAAGCCCCAAAGCTCCTCCTCCTACCGAGatcaaaaaggagaaagaatgTCTACGAAAGAAAGGGAAGAACAATTAAAGAAAAACCCTAAAAAGCCCTCCTTTCGCTCTGTCTGTTTGCGCTTTTCTCCTCTAATCTCTTCCATCTCTGGGGGCTTCTTGGTTTTCCAGGAAGAGAAGAAATCTCTCCTCGTTTCTTGACCAATCTTGAAGCCAGCGGTGAGTATGTCAACCGTTTCCAGTTAGGATTTCTGTATTCACATGTTACTTATCTGGAGCCCGTTCTTGCCCCGTTCTTTCTGTTTATTTTATAATGGGGTAATGGAAATCTCAGTTGAAATATGGTGAAATTTGAGATTTTTGTGGTTTATGCTTATGATTCCTTCTTCTCGATCGGATTCGTTGCTCTATACGTGAGTTTGACTGCTAATTGATATGTTTTGGTGATGATATGTATCTGGAATTAGTTAAGTTTGATCGAATCAGGGATTTCAAGGCCGGGTTTTGTTGAATCTTCGTTGATTTAttgaaagaaacaaaaatttAGTCTTCTCTTTTGTTCTAACAAGTTTGTCTGCTGATGCTTCTTCGAATTGTAAAGCTTTGTATAGGAAAACTTTGTTGATTAATGACATGCTGAAATAAATGCGGGCAAtgcgattaaaaaaaaattggaaggaTAAATGCGTCCACCAAATGGTTCCTACATATGAGGGGAAGAAATTGTGGGTATTCGATAATTAGTCTGACCTTTATAGTATAAAACAACGAAAATTCTTGGCTAAGAAGTTTAAAACTTCGAGGAAGAAGATCATTAGGTATGCCAGTGAAGTAGGAGGAGCTGAGGGAAATGGGAGGTATGGATCCTAGTAAAGCAGGGATCCAGGCTTATGAGGGTTGATCACTGTAAGGAGGACACCTCCATATGATCTTGTGGACTGGTCCAAATTCAACAAAGTCGAGGGAAGAAACAATGGCAAGAAAGACAatgtttttttcctttaatttttctgataaaaaattaaaaaaaaattacccgAGTATATGTCAGCCATGGAATAGCGGATTGTAGTTGTGAGctttttctttaaaagaaaataaactgaGAATTAGGACTAACTTACTGTATAAGGTGTGGTAGCCTTGCAGGCAGAGAACTTATGGTCGCCTTATTGTTGAAcatgctttaaaaaaaatattttattagttattTTGTATTTACAAGCAATAAAGATGGGGTGTCACATCCTAAATCCAAGACATAATACAACCATGCTACCGTGGGGTACCCCGCTCACGATAACATGAAGCCAATCATGGCAACTTGTATAAAAGTTCATATTatacaaaatataataataagggATCCAAAATCTTGCATCAATTAAATAAGAATCAAGTTGTTGCTACAAATCTTCTAAACTCAAAATTCTCATATATTCATAAACCAATATTTCAAAAATCCATAAAATTATTAACTCTAAGCCAAGAGTCAattaataaactaaaattctgCTGCAAAGGTCTCTTAGCTCAAACTCCAAGCCTAGATCATTCCTCATTTCTAGTGATCTTATttgtctaaaaaaaaaaaagatgtgaGCTATatagctcagtaagtaaaccTTATACTATCTTATCAGATCAATTATAAATTTTTACACGCATCATTAAATCATTTAAAGAAAATAACTATCACTAGAAAAcagaatatattataataacaatataatcgtaaattAATCGTGTTTTtgtatatgcataaatcatgcaaATTACATAAATATGGTTTCCAACACAAACAAAATCGTAAATCATGCTAATTttataaattcataaatcatttatcattttgctatatcataattcataataattctagagactgaatgctaagatcAACTTATATCCGTGACAGGACTGTAATCAAAATCATGCCAACTACTATAACTGCTGGTGGGGCTGTATGCTAAGCTACTATAATCCGTTGGCGAGAGCTGTATGCCAAGCTATTGTAATCTGTTCACGAGAACCGTATGCCAAGCTACTGTAACTCGCTAGTAGAATCGTACATAGCTATTTAAGAGCCCATAGTTATATTTCTTAtgccatattttcttaaaacatatgtTCATATGtcataaataaatgaataaataagttGAAAGACATTAAATGGCTTGATAGAGTTAAGAGTTCATAAATAAATCATTAATAGTGAAACAATTATGTAAGCAGTCGTTTCATAATAAAGATGCAAATTCCATAAATATGGAGTTCATAGTTCATAAACCAGTCATTAAtatagaaatatcaataaaaccaTACTTTTCATGACTGTACATGATTGCATAATATCATATGCTTGaccttaatttaagaaaacataaaatcatcaatatcaaatATTCTTTTTATATTTCAAAAAGTTTTAAGCAACTGATAACTCAAAAACTACTAAGAAGTGTCAGAATTACTTATCTTTTGCGTTAAATCCTCAAAATTCACTAGACAAATCTGCTAAATTTATTTAAagatattaaaagaaaaattaattcaTATTCGATAACTGTAatagtattaaaataataagaaaagggGACGGTTGGTCAGGCATGCGGTAGCACCGGGTGCGTGATGTCTAATTGATTCGATCAATGAATCATGAAGCACGGACTCGATCAAGGCCAAGATCGTTTGGTAGGATTTATCTATAATGGGTTTCAAGATGCTCAATAGGGTCGGGATGATCGGTCTGATAGGCTATTCGGGCCCCAAGGCAGCTTCGAGCCTCTTTGCAAAGGTCAACTTGGATCCATAACAAAAAAAGATAGAACTTTGAATTGGGATCCCTAGGTccgcttagagagagaaagaggaaaaagagagagaaataagaaaGAGAGCATCTTCATCTCTTCTAGAAGAGGAAAGGGAGGTTGGGATCATCAAGGACCATGCTGGGGGGCATGGCTAGTGGCCAGTGGCGGTGGACAACCACCAGCAGTAACTGGTTGGCAAGAAAATAAGGGGCAAATGGTCAAAAAGATGGGAGAACATggagttttcttccatttttgtAGCCCTTGGTTGCTCACTGGCGGCGATGGCTTCGTCGGAAAGGGTCATAGAGAGGGTGGGGGACTTGGCCAGAGGTTCGGCATCAAGAGGCGGTGGCATCGGTAgctagaaaaaggaaagaagggcCGAAAAAAATAGGAGAAGCAGAACAAGGAATTTTTCGGTCAATTTTCAGCCAATTTCTTGGCCGGTGTCAGTGGTTTAAGGCtgtgagaagaagagaaaacaaagaggaggaaGGCCGAAGCCTTGCCTTGGCTCCGCAACCTCTCCGACCCCAATTTCCAGTGGGCACAGTGACAGATTCTCCGAgattttgaagggagaaaagagggagaaagaagagAATGAGGGTTGTTGCTCAATGGTGGAGGGTCATAGAGGGGAGGGGTTTTCTTTTTATAGAGGAGACCTAGGGTTCCAGCGGCCTTAGGTCTCCGATTTGTGCTCGGAATCCCCGATGGGAGTCTACTGTTGCATGTCACGTGCGAAGCATGCAAAGGGCCTGCGATAGGCCAAGCCCAATCAGGCCTAGTGGACCAAGCTCAGGCGGGCCTTCACATGGGATTGCAGAAGAAATTGCTGAAGCTGTTTGTCATGGCTTTAATATAAAGAGATGGGTTAGAGCATATGCCAGCCCTCTTTTAAGGGATTTGCAGAAAAGTATAGgaaagagtgaagaagaaaaagaattaaCTGACAAGATTCTTGGTGGTTTAGAtttggggagggtggggggcaAGAGTTTGGCCTTTTTATTTAATGTAGGTGCACAAATAACATGAAAGTCCAaagataattatttttgtatattttatgaaaatattatttgaatttagtGGTCCAAATATCGCCTAAACTGAATTATCTTTAGTTGTATTAAACTAGTACCGGTCAGTTTTCTTGATTTCTTAATATTCTATTTTTGCTTTAATTGTTCTTGCAGTGGTGCATATTATCATTAATAGTGTTTCATGGATGGCAAGGCTCTAATGTATCTTGTTTTTATATACATTCAAGTTTATTGTCTGATATTCTTATAGAATTAGTGATCTTCAGTTTCATGCTATTATTGTCTGTTGGAAAGCTTTATTAAATAAGTATCACTGTAATAATGAcaattatttgatattttaaatattaatttactgcAGGTTATTCGGTCGATTGCTTATCAAGATTAGAGTTGGTGCTGTTCCTAGGACAGAATTTCAGGCATCTTACTTGAGTACAGAATTCTGTCATACCTATTAATGCTTAACTCTGTGTTCATCTGTGGCGTATCCTTCCAAAGACCCAgaaaattcataaaaaaatagtgAATCCTAGCATTTATGCCCTTGAGTGACTTCAGAAAGAGACTATAGTAGGGTGAATTTCCATTAAGTAGTTAATCATCAACTACTTCTAGTCACAGCTGCCTAAGAGACCTGAACTGGAGTATCCATTGAAGTTTGCTTAAACTATACAAGAGAATGGTTTCAAATGGTAATGGAAAATCCACGAATGAAATCCAGGAAGAAGTAGGATCAACCATGCCACCAAATGGTTATGGAACCAAGGATCAGATACCTCTTTATATCCAAACTTCTCAGATGGGACTTCTGGATGAGAATAAGCACCACAATAAATTTCTGAATACATTAAAAGCTATTCCTTCTAAATCCAGATTTAAAAAATTTGGGCCTTCCCCTTCAGCCAAATTCCGGCAGCTTGCAGCAGAACGAGATGAGATCTCACGATCAGTTCATTCTGCTGATGAAAGTTCTTCGAGACACTTCCATGTGCCCTTTGTCCGGAAAGTCAATTGGACTTATCTGTGGGGACTGTGTAAGGAATGGATCAAAGAACCCATGAACATGGCTCTTCTTGTTTGGATTGCTTGTGTTGCCATCTCTGGTGCTATCTTGTTCCTTGTCATGACTGGCATGTTAAATGGTGTTTTAACAAGGAAATCCGAGCGAGACACTTGGTTTGAAGTTAATAACCAAATTCTCAATGCTCTGTTCACTCTCATGTGCCTCTACCAACACCCAAAACGATTCCACCATCTTGTGCTTTTATGCAGATGGGAACCCAAAGACATTCTAAGGCTTAGAAAGATATACTGCAAAAATGGGACCTACAAGCCTCATgaatggatgcatatgatggtCGTGGTGATTCTCCTCCATTTGAATTGCTTTGCTCAGTATGCTTTATGTGGGCTTAATTTAGGATACCCCCGATCAAAGCGACCTGcgattggagtcggcctttgcATAGCTGTTGCAATTGTTGCCCCAGCTTTAGCCAGTGTATATAATATTCTTAGCCCTCTTGGTAGAGAATACAAGATTGAAATGGATAGTGAAGCACAAGTTGAGATCATCTCTACTGATGATAGCAGACCAGCAGCTCTCCGGATCAAGTCTCTTGAAAAGAAATATTCATTTATTGCAAGAGAAGACCACGGGGCTCCAGAGAGTAGACCAGAATGGATAGGGGGGTTATTCGATTTCTGGAATGATATTTCTCTAGCCTACCTTTCAGTCTTCTGCAGCTTCTGTGTTTTTGGGTGGAACATGGAGAGGCTTGGGTTTGGTAACATGTATGTTCACATCGTGACTTTTCTTCTATTCTGCACGGctcctttctttatttttaacttgGCAGCGGTCAATATTAATAATGATGCTATTCGAGAGGCATTGGGAATTGCTGGCATTTTACTTTGTCTTTTTGGCTTGCTGTATGGTGGCTTTTGGAGGATTCAGATGAGGAAGAAATTTCACCTTCCTGGAAACACCTTTTGCTGTGGTCATCCCTCAGCGACTGATTGTTTTCAGTGGCTTTGCTGTTGCTCATGTTCTCTTGCTCAGGAGGTGAGGACAGCAGACTATTATGATGTTGTGGAAGATAAGCTTTGTATGAAGCAAACCAGTGATGATAACCAGCTTGCATTGTCTCCTTTGCCCAATGAAGACGGGTTGCCTCTATTCAAATCCACCCCTAGTTCTCCTTACAGGGGAAATTCCAGTCCATCTCTTTTCAAGATGGAATACTCATCAAGTCCCGGCAGGTTTTCAGGTGGGCATACTCCAGACAGGCATTTGCCTGCAGTAAAGGAGGGTTCATCTCTGGAAAAGGAAGATGATGAAATGAGACCACCTGTTCAAGATGTTATAGAAAAAGAAGATACTCGGGCACCATAGTTTGTGGAATAAGAGAATTGTAATTTTGAGTGTATTCTAGTCAAAACTGTTTTTGTTTCTGCAATTTCTTCTCACTGTATGGAATTTCTATATTGTGTTGCATGAAATGGAAGTGATCGAGTTTCAATATTTTGATCTATGTCTGCCCTTAGATGTTTTCACAGAAAATCACCTTCTTTCCTTGCATATTCAGAAGTTCAATGACATTTATTTGTCATTAGCTTATTTATTTCTCATTGCAAAATATGAACAAAATATAACTACTACTAAAGGTATTACATATCTAAGACCTAGCTGGTGTCTGATTTACCTTGCTTGGCTTCTTATTTACTCTCCTATCAAGTGTAATGCCTGATTAGTGCGATGAGATTAATATACTTTGTTTAAATTAGTTGCAGAAGAACTGTATGTACATTGTTACTTTTCCGGTTCTAACAGGTCTAAAACATATTGATCAGGATGGATCTCTCTTTCCATCATATTCAGTTTTAGCTAGTCTTGGGTCCGGGAGGGTGAAGCCAACAAAGTCAAACTACTTCTGATTGCTATAGGGTGGGATTTTGCTCATGTCGAGAATTGAGAGTGGAGTATTATCTGCTGCAAAAAGTCAGCAAAAATGGCAGATTTCAATTTGTTGTAGGTTCACATTTGTCTCTCATCATTTGAAACAGGTAGATGCTCGAATATGAAGCCACCTAGTTAGGAAGGACTACTGCGTAACATGTCTACATCGATCTCTCAAGTACTAAGTGATGAGGATAGCCCTCATTCCATGCTCCTTAAGCCATCTCTATGATTTCATCGTCACAGCGCTGAATGTTTTTTATACTGAAGAGATGGGAAAATTCGGTCATGTAAAAGAGATCCGGTCGCAGCGAAAATTTGAGCCTCCTCAAATCAGAAATCCAAGGGGAAGCAGACAATTCAAACATAGTAGACCACCCACTCTTTCCAACCACATTCCCATTCTGACATGTAAAAAGGCCACTTGCTCCAATATTCAAGGCCTGTTCTGATGCAAAAGTCCATCAACTTGCTCCAACCAATCACCTGTTCCGATAAagtatatggagtttaaacttacACTTCCTTTCAATTctgtttaaatcttttatttcCCCGTAAGCATGTCATTGGATATGAAGGATAAGAATTgatgaggtctttcaagaaaacaATTAATGAGACTGTCCTAGCGATATTAGTGGTTTAATTCGGCATTGTTTGGTTTAATGCGTCTTCCTGTCTTTTGTCAAGTGGAAGCAAAATGATGCATATCATTAAAAACAGAGGATTCTGCTGTTTGACGGCatttccgatgattagaaaCTCCTCTTTATTCATCCATTATTCGCAGCCAGATCGACGGCAAATTGTGTCAAATGGGTGATCCCAGAAAAGCTTCTTGTTGTCAACTCTCTTCCCATCCAACATTTTGCTGTTTAATAGGACGTTTGGGGTACTTGGATCTAAT
The Phoenix dactylifera cultivar Barhee BC4 chromosome 3, palm_55x_up_171113_PBpolish2nd_filt_p, whole genome shotgun sequence DNA segment above includes these coding regions:
- the LOC103714386 gene encoding uncharacterized protein LOC103714386, translating into MVSNGNGKSTNEIQEEVGSTMPPNGYGTKDQIPLYIQTSQMGLLDENKHHNKFLNTLKAIPSKSRFKKFGPSPSAKFRQLAAERDEISRSVHSADESSSRHFHVPFVRKVNWTYLWGLCKEWIKEPMNMALLVWIACVAISGAILFLVMTGMLNGVLTRKSERDTWFEVNNQILNALFTLMCLYQHPKRFHHLVLLCRWEPKDILRLRKIYCKNGTYKPHEWMHMMVVVILLHLNCFAQYALCGLNLGYPRSKRPAIGVGLCIAVAIVAPALASVYNILSPLGREYKIEMDSEAQVEIISTDDSRPAALRIKSLEKKYSFIAREDHGAPESRPEWIGGLFDFWNDISLAYLSVFCSFCVFGWNMERLGFGNMYVHIVTFLLFCTAPFFIFNLAAVNINNDAIREALGIAGILLCLFGLLYGGFWRIQMRKKFHLPGNTFCCGHPSATDCFQWLCCCSCSLAQEVRTADYYDVVEDKLCMKQTSDDNQLALSPLPNEDGLPLFKSTPSSPYRGNSSPSLFKMEYSSSPGRFSGGHTPDRHLPAVKEGSSLEKEDDEMRPPVQDVIEKEDTRAP